The Humulus lupulus chromosome 4, drHumLupu1.1, whole genome shotgun sequence genome has a window encoding:
- the LOC133830910 gene encoding uncharacterized protein LOC133830910 isoform X1 has protein sequence MRHTVVTGQVSATDEVWDRLIRVNKSAKRFRKIGCIFYEKLCTIFGDTIATGSNAHPSTRSPSNDEDNDDDDDAALITPSRNEESSFDEDGSKRRGTFDNSILVTF, from the exons ATGAGACACACTGTAGTGACAGGACAAGTTAGTGCGACTGATGAAGTTTGGGATAGACTTATTcgg GTTAACAAGTCTGCTAAAAGATTTAGAAAGATAGGCTGTATCTTTTATGAGAAATTATGCACTATCTTTGGTGATACTATTGCAACTGGTTCCAATGCTCATCCTTCAACTCGAAGTCCTTCTAAtgatgaagataatgatgatgatgatgatgcagcGTTGATAACTCCTTCTAGGAATGAAGAAAGTAGTTTTGATGAGGATGGTAGCAAAAGAAGAGGTACatttgataactccattttagtgacgttttag
- the LOC133830910 gene encoding uncharacterized protein LOC133830910 isoform X2: MRHTVVTGQVSATDEVWDRLIRVNKSAKRFRKIGCIFYEKLCTIFGDTIATGSNAHPSTRSPSNDEDNDDDDDAALITPSRNEESSFDEDGSKRRGRCIES, from the exons ATGAGACACACTGTAGTGACAGGACAAGTTAGTGCGACTGATGAAGTTTGGGATAGACTTATTcgg GTTAACAAGTCTGCTAAAAGATTTAGAAAGATAGGCTGTATCTTTTATGAGAAATTATGCACTATCTTTGGTGATACTATTGCAACTGGTTCCAATGCTCATCCTTCAACTCGAAGTCCTTCTAAtgatgaagataatgatgatgatgatgatgcagcGTTGATAACTCCTTCTAGGAATGAAGAAAGTAGTTTTGATGAGGATGGTAGCAAAAGAAGAG gtcggtgCATTGAATCGTGA